The proteins below are encoded in one region of Pseudoduganella armeniaca:
- a CDS encoding TetR/AcrR family transcriptional regulator, producing the protein MKVSKAQAQANRAHVVATAATLFRERGYDGVGVADLMAAAGFTHGGFYKQFRSKSDLMAEAAACGIAQTVALSEGADIERFIQAYLSREHRDARATGCTVAALSGDAARQPDAVRATFAAGIEDLLAALGAAKGAQGDAVASRARYLDALAHAVGAIVMSRACPDDAPLADEILQACRDRILASLHDAGAG; encoded by the coding sequence ATGAAAGTCAGCAAGGCACAGGCCCAGGCCAACCGGGCCCACGTGGTAGCCACGGCTGCCACGCTGTTTCGCGAGCGCGGCTACGATGGCGTCGGCGTGGCCGACCTGATGGCCGCCGCGGGCTTCACCCATGGCGGCTTCTACAAGCAATTCCGCTCCAAGAGCGATTTGATGGCGGAGGCGGCGGCGTGCGGCATCGCGCAGACCGTCGCGCTGAGCGAAGGGGCGGATATCGAGCGGTTCATTCAGGCGTATCTGTCGCGCGAACACCGCGACGCGCGCGCGACCGGCTGCACGGTGGCGGCGCTCAGCGGGGATGCGGCGCGCCAACCGGATGCCGTGCGGGCGACGTTCGCCGCCGGGATCGAGGACCTGCTGGCGGCACTGGGTGCGGCAAAAGGCGCGCAGGGCGACGCTGTCGCCAGCCGGGCCAGGTATCTCGACGCCCTGGCGCACGCGGTGGGGGCCATCGTCATGTCGCGGGCCTGCCCGGACGATGCGCCGCTGGCCGACGAGATCCTGCAGGCCTGCCGCGACAGGATCCTGGCGTCGCTGCACGACGCTGGCGCGGGATGA
- a CDS encoding M16 family metallopeptidase: MKKIVLSSALLAAATTAGAAEFRLPQFETTKLPNGLTVLLMERHEVPLIAVRAVVKAGAVNDGPQAGLANLTGDAILLGSTKHNKAAIDEAFDFRGAVLAGGGGVEQTTVQANFAKADAATLLPLFAEIVQQPGFDNAELDKLRARKVSGLKQAKESPRQVAGNYYRSMLFGPGAYANPPGGTVGSLQALKQDDVKGFHQRYFRPDNAAIVVVGDFDPAAMKRQIETLFGQWKAEGTAPQRADYGKPLTDKPRVWLVNKADAIETTFLIGGAGIARNDADYVPLQVVNTVLGGRFTSWLNDELRVNSGLTYGANSAFAPLSQAGTFSMSSFTALPKTEAALDLALKTYDRLWSRGIDKATLDSAKAYVKGQFPPRYETSEQLAGLLGDMYALDIDRKQIDNFTRDVDSLTPEKAKALVDKHFPRKNLQMVLVGKAEEIRKIAAKYGEVTELDITADGFKPTAK, encoded by the coding sequence ATGAAGAAGATCGTATTGAGTAGTGCCCTGCTGGCCGCGGCGACGACGGCGGGCGCCGCCGAATTCCGCCTGCCGCAGTTCGAGACGACCAAGCTGCCGAACGGCCTGACGGTGCTGCTGATGGAGCGCCACGAGGTGCCGCTGATCGCCGTGCGCGCCGTCGTCAAGGCGGGCGCCGTCAACGACGGGCCCCAGGCCGGCCTGGCCAACCTGACGGGCGACGCCATCCTGCTCGGCAGCACGAAGCACAACAAGGCGGCCATCGACGAAGCCTTCGACTTCCGCGGCGCCGTGCTGGCGGGCGGCGGCGGCGTCGAGCAGACCACCGTGCAGGCCAACTTCGCCAAGGCCGACGCGGCGACGTTGCTGCCGCTGTTCGCCGAAATCGTGCAGCAGCCCGGCTTCGACAACGCGGAGCTGGACAAGCTGCGTGCGCGCAAGGTCAGCGGCCTGAAACAGGCCAAGGAAAGCCCGCGCCAGGTGGCCGGCAACTACTACCGCAGCATGCTGTTCGGCCCGGGCGCCTATGCCAATCCGCCGGGCGGCACCGTGGGCAGCCTGCAGGCACTGAAGCAGGACGACGTCAAGGGCTTCCACCAGCGCTACTTCCGTCCCGATAACGCCGCCATCGTCGTCGTCGGCGACTTCGATCCGGCCGCGATGAAGCGCCAGATCGAGACGCTGTTCGGCCAATGGAAAGCCGAGGGCACGGCGCCGCAGCGCGCCGACTACGGCAAGCCGCTGACGGACAAGCCGCGCGTCTGGCTGGTCAACAAGGCCGACGCCATCGAGACCACGTTCCTGATCGGCGGTGCCGGCATCGCCCGCAACGACGCCGACTACGTGCCGCTGCAGGTCGTCAACACGGTGCTGGGCGGGCGCTTCACGTCGTGGCTGAACGACGAGCTGCGCGTCAACTCGGGCCTGACCTACGGCGCCAACAGCGCGTTCGCGCCGCTGTCGCAGGCCGGCACGTTCTCGATGTCCAGCTTCACGGCGCTGCCGAAGACGGAAGCGGCGCTGGACCTGGCGCTGAAGACCTACGACCGGTTGTGGAGCCGTGGAATCGACAAGGCCACGCTGGACTCGGCCAAGGCCTACGTCAAGGGCCAGTTCCCGCCGCGCTACGAGACCAGCGAACAGCTGGCCGGCCTGTTGGGCGACATGTACGCGCTCGACATCGACCGCAAGCAGATCGACAACTTCACGCGCGACGTCGATTCGCTGACGCCGGAAAAGGCCAAGGCGCTGGTGGACAAGCACTTCCCGCGCAAGAACCTGCAGATGGTCCTGGTCGGCAAGGCCGAGGAGATCCGCAAGATCGCCGCCAAGTATGGCGAGGTAACGGAACTCGACATCACGGCCGACGGCTTCAAGCCAACGGCCAAGTAA
- a CDS encoding M16 family metallopeptidase: MRWKLRSKLAAAVAALGMAASAQAAFTADQVKSFTLANGMKFIVLESSTIPNANMYTFWKVGSRNEAPGTTGLSHFFEHMMFNGSKNYGPKMFDRTMEANGGSNNAYTNSDVTVYQDWFPASSLETIFKLESDRIAHLTIDPKMVESERGVVLSERSTGLENSNIRMLMEDLNSVAFSAHPYSWPVIGFESDIKAWTQQDLVNYFRTYYAPNNAVAVIVGDVKADQVKAMATRYFGAIPKRALPPAVKTVEPEQKGERRLFVAKPSATSANLMVAYKAPQADSADHYALDVLQSVLTEGKTSRLYKALVEQQLATSVGADTTDGFDPGLLYVFAVAANGVDSAKVEQALLAEIDNVVKNGISDEELQKVRNTKLVNLYRLQETINGKAQMLGNYEVFYGGYQKLFDAPAAYQKLTTADIGAVAARYLKKSQRTIGVLAAKEQ, translated from the coding sequence ATGAGGTGGAAACTGAGGAGCAAGCTGGCGGCGGCGGTCGCGGCCCTGGGCATGGCGGCGTCGGCGCAGGCCGCGTTCACGGCCGACCAGGTCAAGTCGTTCACGCTTGCCAACGGCATGAAGTTCATTGTCCTGGAGAGCAGCACGATCCCGAACGCGAACATGTACACGTTCTGGAAGGTCGGCTCGCGCAACGAGGCGCCGGGCACCACGGGCTTGTCGCACTTCTTCGAGCACATGATGTTCAACGGCTCGAAGAACTATGGTCCGAAGATGTTCGACCGCACCATGGAAGCGAACGGCGGCAGCAACAACGCCTATACCAACAGCGACGTCACCGTCTACCAGGACTGGTTCCCCGCTTCCTCGCTGGAGACCATCTTCAAGCTCGAAAGCGACCGCATCGCCCACCTGACGATCGATCCGAAGATGGTCGAGAGCGAGCGCGGTGTCGTGCTGTCCGAGCGCAGCACGGGGCTGGAGAACTCCAATATCCGCATGCTGATGGAAGACCTGAACAGCGTCGCCTTCAGCGCCCACCCGTATTCCTGGCCGGTGATCGGCTTCGAGTCCGACATCAAGGCCTGGACCCAGCAGGACCTGGTCAACTACTTCCGCACCTACTACGCGCCGAACAACGCGGTGGCCGTGATCGTCGGCGACGTCAAGGCCGACCAGGTCAAGGCGATGGCCACGCGCTACTTCGGCGCCATTCCGAAACGGGCGCTGCCGCCGGCCGTGAAAACGGTCGAGCCGGAGCAGAAAGGCGAACGGCGCCTGTTCGTCGCCAAGCCTTCCGCCACCTCGGCCAATCTGATGGTGGCCTACAAGGCGCCACAGGCCGACAGCGCCGACCACTACGCGCTGGACGTGCTGCAAAGTGTGCTCACCGAAGGCAAGACCTCGCGCCTGTACAAGGCACTGGTCGAGCAGCAGCTGGCCACGTCGGTCGGCGCCGACACCACCGACGGCTTCGATCCGGGCCTGCTGTACGTGTTCGCCGTGGCCGCCAATGGCGTGGACAGTGCCAAGGTGGAGCAGGCGCTGCTGGCCGAGATCGACAACGTGGTCAAGAACGGCATCAGCGACGAGGAACTGCAGAAGGTGCGCAACACCAAGCTGGTCAACCTGTACCGGCTGCAGGAGACCATCAACGGCAAGGCCCAGATGCTGGGCAACTACGAGGTGTTCTACGGCGGCTACCAGAAGCTGTTCGACGCCCCGGCCGCCTACCAGAAGCTGACGACGGCCGACATCGGCGCCGTGGCGGCTAGGTACCTGAAAAAATCGCAGCGCACCATCGGCGTGCTGGCGGCGAAGGAGCAATGA
- a CDS encoding acyl-CoA thioesterase, whose protein sequence is MHWSAHELTMTVLMTPDMANFSGNVHGGTILKFLDSVAYACASRYSGSYVVTLSVDQVMFLQPIHVGELVTFLASVNYTGRTSMEVGIRVVTENIQQRLVRHANSCYFTMVAVDQDRKPVAVPPLVPETPEQKARFEQAEARKAARLALHGAKNKAKGQ, encoded by the coding sequence ATGCACTGGTCAGCCCACGAGCTGACGATGACGGTCCTGATGACACCGGACATGGCCAATTTTTCCGGTAACGTCCACGGCGGTACGATCCTGAAATTCCTCGACAGCGTGGCCTATGCCTGCGCCAGCCGCTATTCGGGCAGCTATGTCGTGACCCTGTCGGTCGACCAGGTGATGTTCCTGCAGCCGATCCACGTGGGCGAGCTGGTGACGTTCCTCGCTTCCGTGAACTACACCGGCCGCACCTCGATGGAGGTCGGCATCCGGGTGGTGACGGAAAACATCCAGCAGCGCCTGGTGCGGCACGCCAACAGCTGCTATTTCACGATGGTGGCCGTGGACCAGGACCGCAAGCCGGTCGCGGTGCCGCCGCTGGTGCCCGAGACGCCGGAACAGAAAGCCCGCTTCGAGCAGGCCGAGGCGCGCAAGGCGGCGCGGCTGGCGCTGCACGGGGCGAAGAACAAGGCCAAGGGGCAGTAG
- a CDS encoding PEP-CTERM sorting domain-containing protein has translation MVKKLIGVAALSACSLASAATERLNFLYKGFYLEHLHEYKPDALRWLQVDAEDLNKDGSYTLDELASFQFHGIYQNAGLGQLGCFYGPDSHSCLSSFSYTPGSAPVFAASSGWHIDSGYHDWTVESGVRYTDISVSWFSSRHWVYQWTDQTQLIVGAIPEPSTYAMLSAGLAGMLAFARRRRA, from the coding sequence ATGGTAAAAAAATTGATTGGTGTCGCGGCCCTGTCGGCCTGTTCCCTCGCTTCGGCGGCGACGGAGCGCCTGAATTTTCTGTACAAGGGTTTCTATCTGGAGCATCTTCATGAATACAAACCCGACGCGCTGCGGTGGTTGCAAGTCGATGCGGAAGACCTGAACAAGGACGGCAGCTATACGCTGGACGAACTGGCGAGCTTCCAGTTCCACGGCATCTATCAAAACGCCGGCCTCGGCCAGCTCGGCTGCTTCTACGGTCCGGACAGCCACTCCTGCCTGAGCAGCTTTTCCTATACGCCGGGCAGCGCACCGGTATTCGCGGCCTCCAGCGGCTGGCACATCGATTCGGGCTACCACGACTGGACGGTCGAGAGCGGCGTACGCTATACCGACATCAGCGTCTCCTGGTTCAGCAGCCGTCATTGGGTCTATCAATGGACAGACCAGACCCAGCTGATCGTCGGCGCGATCCCGGAGCCGTCCACCTATGCGATGCTGAGTGCAGGCCTGGCAGGGATGCTGGCGTTCGCGCGTCGCCGGCGCGCCTGA
- a CDS encoding bifunctional diguanylate cyclase/phosphodiesterase, with protein sequence MRRRLSSRVSAAAVLTLVAGVTVTGVLFYAVSALEYGKQSLGFQQRANLRVAAIRRGLDDAIEVLTVTNQLFRTLPPAAVTREQFGSFTRPLLQRYPFIQSFAYHRLLRHDERAAWERDVQRTWPGVTVRDLGPGGFEPAAVRAHYNVLDYFEPFEPNRATLGFDVGPLPQTGITIERVLRTGKPAATALISLAENPAQRHTFIILMPVYRPGAPTATPAQRHEAWVGDTAAMIHAPQLVHKILHSGGLLDDPQLALRVYAGSAQDGAGMLVYANGPDAAPVPGLAQWLPRWLDVWSRDRETRRFEVLGLEWHVRVDALPRPFLSDHLGSVSTLLGGTLFSILAAALMQTLSQRSRRVQWLVDARTADLQVTNEKLNADVAARKRTERALQESEHRFKRLLALSSDWYWEQDVNFCFTSITNGFFEKGRLDRADFIGHPRWHHHPEMLETAWGRAHMARLEARLPFSDLEYPITGKDGVTRWFTTNGEPVYDAHGEFRGYRGTGAEITERKLAEQRIQHIAHHDALTGLPNRVLLQDRLTQAVAYANRSGHALWVLLIDLDRFKFVNDTLGHKAGDQLLKTIAARLQSSVRESDTVARLSGDEFVAILSEYPEQSLSPDVVGRIMRALAQPVDLEGKEFIVTCSIGVAVYEGDGVPSKHLIEQADIAMYSAKKLGRNCYQFFEDSMNEEAQERLRIESALRNALVRQEFVLHYQPQLDLATGAIVGVEALLRWQHPELGMVAPQRFIGLAEETGLIVPIGAWVMRTACAQAQAWRAAGLPPLRMAVNLSARQFAQPDLVQSIAAVLAETGLPPACLELELTESLFVDDVARAVALLHELKNLGVALSIDDFGTGYSSLSYLRTFPIDVLKIDRTFVGQIDGDSDQAAIVVSIIALAHNLQLKVIAEGVETAEQLAFLRAHECDQVQGYYFSRPVPAEEFAALAQATASGVAALASA encoded by the coding sequence ATGCGTCGCCGTCTGTCATCTCGCGTGTCCGCGGCGGCGGTGTTGACGCTCGTGGCGGGTGTGACCGTCACCGGTGTGCTGTTCTACGCCGTCAGCGCCCTCGAATACGGCAAGCAGTCGCTCGGCTTCCAGCAGCGCGCCAACCTGCGCGTGGCGGCGATCCGCCGCGGCCTGGACGATGCGATCGAGGTGCTGACCGTCACCAACCAGCTGTTCCGCACGTTGCCACCGGCCGCCGTCACACGCGAGCAGTTCGGCAGCTTTACGAGGCCGCTGCTGCAGCGCTACCCGTTCATCCAGTCCTTCGCCTATCACCGCCTGCTGCGCCACGACGAGCGCGCGGCGTGGGAACGCGACGTGCAGCGCACCTGGCCCGGCGTCACGGTGCGTGACCTGGGGCCGGGCGGCTTCGAGCCCGCCGCCGTGCGGGCCCACTACAACGTGCTCGATTACTTCGAGCCGTTCGAGCCGAACCGCGCCACCCTGGGTTTCGACGTAGGCCCGCTGCCGCAGACCGGCATCACGATCGAGCGCGTGCTGCGCACCGGCAAACCCGCCGCGACGGCGCTGATCAGCCTGGCCGAGAACCCGGCGCAGCGCCATACTTTCATCATCCTGATGCCGGTCTACCGCCCCGGCGCCCCCACCGCCACGCCGGCGCAGCGCCACGAAGCCTGGGTCGGCGACACGGCGGCGATGATCCATGCACCCCAGCTGGTGCACAAGATCCTGCACTCCGGCGGCCTGCTGGACGACCCGCAACTGGCGCTGCGCGTGTATGCCGGCAGCGCGCAGGACGGCGCCGGCATGCTGGTGTATGCCAACGGCCCCGACGCGGCACCGGTGCCGGGCCTGGCCCAGTGGCTGCCGCGCTGGCTGGACGTGTGGTCGCGCGATCGCGAAACGCGCCGCTTCGAAGTGCTCGGCCTGGAGTGGCATGTGCGCGTCGACGCGCTGCCGCGCCCGTTCCTGAGCGACCACCTGGGCTCGGTCTCCACGCTGCTGGGCGGGACCTTGTTCAGCATCTTGGCGGCGGCACTGATGCAGACGCTGTCGCAGCGCTCGCGCCGTGTGCAGTGGCTGGTCGATGCGCGCACGGCCGACCTGCAGGTCACCAACGAAAAGCTGAACGCCGACGTGGCCGCGCGCAAGCGCACCGAGCGCGCGCTGCAGGAAAGCGAACACCGCTTCAAGCGCCTGCTGGCGCTGTCGTCGGACTGGTACTGGGAGCAGGACGTCAACTTCTGCTTCACCAGCATCACCAACGGCTTCTTCGAGAAAGGACGGCTCGACCGGGCCGACTTCATCGGCCATCCGCGCTGGCACCACCATCCCGAGATGCTGGAGACGGCCTGGGGCCGCGCCCACATGGCGCGGCTGGAAGCGCGCCTGCCCTTCTCCGACCTGGAATATCCGATCACGGGCAAGGACGGCGTGACGCGCTGGTTTACCACCAACGGCGAACCCGTGTACGACGCCCACGGCGAGTTCCGCGGCTATCGCGGCACCGGCGCCGAGATCACCGAGCGCAAGCTGGCGGAGCAGCGCATCCAGCACATCGCCCACCACGACGCGCTCACCGGCCTGCCCAACCGCGTGCTGCTGCAGGACCGGCTGACCCAGGCGGTCGCCTACGCCAACCGCAGCGGGCATGCGCTGTGGGTGCTCTTGATCGACCTGGACCGCTTCAAGTTCGTCAACGACACGCTGGGCCACAAGGCCGGCGACCAGCTGCTGAAGACGATCGCGGCGCGGCTGCAGTCGTCGGTGCGCGAGAGCGACACGGTGGCACGCCTGTCCGGCGACGAGTTCGTCGCCATCCTCAGCGAATATCCCGAGCAGTCGCTGTCGCCGGACGTGGTCGGCCGCATCATGCGCGCGCTGGCGCAGCCGGTGGACCTGGAAGGCAAGGAATTCATCGTCACCTGCAGCATCGGCGTGGCCGTCTACGAAGGCGACGGCGTGCCGTCGAAGCACCTGATCGAACAGGCCGACATCGCCATGTACTCGGCCAAGAAACTGGGCCGCAACTGCTACCAGTTCTTCGAGGATTCGATGAACGAGGAGGCGCAGGAGCGGCTGCGCATCGAGAGCGCGCTGCGCAACGCGCTGGTGCGGCAGGAATTCGTGCTGCACTACCAGCCGCAGCTCGACCTGGCCACGGGTGCCATCGTCGGCGTCGAGGCACTGCTGCGCTGGCAGCATCCGGAATTGGGCATGGTGGCACCGCAGCGCTTCATCGGCCTGGCCGAGGAAACGGGGCTGATCGTGCCGATCGGCGCCTGGGTCATGCGTACCGCCTGCGCACAGGCGCAGGCCTGGCGCGCGGCCGGCCTGCCGCCGCTGCGCATGGCCGTCAACCTGTCGGCGCGCCAGTTTGCCCAGCCGGACCTGGTGCAATCGATCGCCGCCGTGCTGGCGGAGACCGGCCTGCCGCCCGCTTGCCTGGAACTGGAGCTGACGGAAAGCCTGTTCGTGGACGACGTGGCGCGTGCCGTCGCGCTGCTGCACGAGCTGAAGAACCTGGGCGTGGCGCTGTCGATCGACGACTTCGGCACGGGTTACTCCAGCCTGTCCTACCTGCGCACCTTCCCCATCGACGTGCTGAAGATCGACCGTACCTTCGTCGGCCAGATCGACGGCGACTCGGACCAGGCCGCGATCGTGGTCTCCATCATCGCGCTGGCGCACAACCTGCAGCTGAAGGTGATCGCGGAAGGCGTCGAGACGGCCGAGCAGCTGGCCTTCCTGCGCGCGCACGAGTGCGACCAGGTGCAGGGGTATTACTTCAGCCGGCCGGTGCCGGCCGAGGAGTTTGCCGCCCTGGCGCAGGCAACAGCCAGCGGCGTGGCTGCGCTGGCCTCGGCCTGA
- a CDS encoding transferase spermidine synthase produces MPTATDHRPLLHRRKGRLTLEFAPGEVQSEMDLRDPHRLVLAYARAMMCFVLFKPRPAHIVMVGLGGGSLAKFCHRYLPHSRITVLELRADVIALRDSFAIPPDSERFRIVHVDAVAHMPKLSGSVDVLLLDGFDAGGLPPALASARFYADCRRALRPDGLLVTNIFSYDPHFGTMLRRLRQAFDGHVGQLRGIAGNNRIVFAHRRAPGERTRAATLMRRIATWGSPWPGLGFGPFNRLLAHHVVAGLRQAAEFPDVVRTDNK; encoded by the coding sequence ATGCCCACGGCCACCGACCACCGCCCCCTCCTGCACCGCCGCAAAGGCCGCCTGACCCTGGAATTCGCCCCAGGCGAGGTGCAAAGCGAGATGGACCTGCGCGACCCGCACCGGCTGGTGCTGGCCTATGCGCGCGCGATGATGTGCTTCGTGCTGTTCAAGCCGCGCCCCGCCCACATCGTCATGGTCGGGCTGGGCGGCGGCTCGCTGGCCAAGTTCTGCCACCGCTACCTGCCGCACAGCCGCATCACCGTGCTGGAGTTGCGCGCCGACGTCATCGCATTGCGCGACAGCTTCGCCATTCCGCCGGACAGCGAGCGCTTTCGCATCGTGCATGTCGACGCCGTCGCGCACATGCCCAAGCTGAGCGGCAGCGTGGACGTGCTGCTGCTCGACGGCTTCGACGCCGGCGGCCTGCCGCCGGCGCTGGCCAGCGCGCGCTTCTATGCCGATTGCCGCCGCGCGCTGCGGCCGGACGGCCTCTTGGTGACCAATATCTTCAGCTACGATCCCCACTTCGGCACGATGCTGCGGCGCCTGCGCCAGGCCTTCGACGGCCATGTGGGCCAGCTGCGTGGCATCGCCGGCAACAACCGTATCGTCTTCGCCCACCGGCGCGCGCCCGGCGAGCGCACCCGCGCCGCCACGCTGATGCGGCGCATCGCCACCTGGGGCAGCCCATGGCCCGGCCTGGGCTTCGGCCCTTTCAACCGGCTGCTGGCACACCACGTCGTGGCCGGGCTGCGGCAGGCCGCCGAGTTTCCCGATGTGGTGCGTACAGACAACAAATAA
- a CDS encoding PAAR domain-containing protein, producing the protein MRGVIRLNDPTSHGGKVISAAPNSTVMGVAVARKGDKCVCPIPGHSVCIIAEGDPKVLIDGVPVAFDGHRTSCGATLITTIPDSGRG; encoded by the coding sequence ATGCGTGGCGTAATCCGCCTGAACGATCCCACCAGCCATGGCGGCAAGGTCATCAGCGCTGCACCGAACAGCACGGTAATGGGCGTTGCCGTCGCGCGCAAGGGCGATAAATGCGTTTGCCCGATACCGGGTCATAGCGTCTGCATCATTGCCGAGGGCGATCCGAAGGTACTGATCGATGGGGTGCCGGTGGCGTTCGACGGTCATCGCACCAGCTGCGGCGCGACCCTGATCACGACCATACCCGACAGCGGGCGAGGATGA
- a CDS encoding T6SS effector phospholipase Tle3 domain-containing protein → MTFATFKNPALEPDNLLVGARSGISFIGEKHLDVLMQLPLPGIVIFVHGVNSDGEWYKQAEEGLCKGLNERLKRCNEHMAHPTPEGGQLRPATYMPELTPDGYINPELTPETFVSDDGSFSPVIHFRWGYKASAKELQEYGDSIYLNEEDYWGGGPFANGCTSLPDLWSEGIDDTLFLWLHVQHINPTNDRLVFSCPPRAYYVLAALRLAKLIESIRKEQADTPITIVCHSQGNMVAIAAAFLGDKISPADAQGGCVADTYVLCNPPYSLVTKNVMQGWTELGMKDADGKGGRITAEARFKTLSNFFDIIRKRQATRQSAELIDRYIKNELHKFDAQSDRESYGYGEPKSTTGRVTLYFNPHDQVISSSTIQGIGWRGLSKDEIDRTNGEGVFTQRVFAQGWEVGKNETYKFWSKRHNADTSKKDFWVPRSPPASFSLSKGLVANKNIVGKVMTVVTAPLAIVGLKLFGPPINASPPDNWETPIAAPSLPTPFKPQSMQYGKPSDQFDEGFDAPGESRDKDRERDANDPYGQITTRTKSLPGSAATDAPRGDSSSEASLRYEHHALLRMQARREGLYKPQDPVKEEDNLSTASPEYLAWRSEKIKETLAKCIDTHATDHSTIMTNAEHARLALSYDVAVGVCQISKGKISKLRLAADWRSAKALQKSDPAKGFSEYFETGFYSEKPVSRWAVEGKHEGSMPDTIINKRKFL, encoded by the coding sequence ATGACTTTCGCTACATTCAAGAATCCGGCGCTCGAACCAGACAACCTGCTGGTCGGAGCCCGGTCCGGCATTTCATTTATCGGTGAGAAGCACCTGGACGTGCTGATGCAGCTGCCCCTGCCGGGCATCGTCATCTTCGTCCACGGCGTCAATTCCGACGGCGAGTGGTACAAGCAGGCCGAGGAAGGCCTGTGCAAGGGGCTGAACGAGCGGCTCAAGCGCTGCAACGAGCATATGGCGCATCCGACACCGGAGGGTGGGCAGCTAAGGCCGGCAACATACATGCCGGAGCTGACGCCAGACGGATATATCAATCCGGAACTGACTCCGGAGACCTTCGTGTCGGACGACGGCAGTTTCTCGCCGGTGATCCATTTTCGCTGGGGCTACAAAGCAAGCGCGAAGGAGTTGCAGGAATACGGCGACAGCATCTACCTCAACGAAGAGGACTATTGGGGCGGCGGCCCGTTTGCGAATGGCTGTACCTCGTTGCCTGACCTATGGTCAGAGGGTATCGACGACACCTTGTTCCTATGGCTCCACGTGCAGCATATCAATCCGACGAATGACCGGCTTGTGTTCTCGTGCCCGCCTCGCGCGTACTACGTTTTGGCGGCGCTGCGCCTGGCTAAGTTGATCGAATCGATCCGTAAGGAGCAAGCCGATACGCCAATCACGATCGTTTGCCACAGCCAGGGGAACATGGTGGCTATCGCCGCGGCCTTCCTTGGGGACAAGATATCGCCCGCCGACGCCCAAGGCGGTTGTGTTGCGGACACCTATGTCCTGTGCAACCCACCCTACAGCCTCGTAACCAAAAACGTCATGCAGGGCTGGACTGAACTGGGAATGAAGGATGCGGATGGCAAGGGCGGCCGTATTACAGCCGAAGCGCGCTTCAAGACGCTGTCCAACTTCTTCGACATCATTCGCAAGCGGCAGGCAACCCGGCAGAGCGCGGAACTCATCGACAGGTACATCAAGAACGAACTGCACAAATTCGACGCGCAGTCCGATCGTGAATCGTACGGCTACGGTGAACCAAAGTCCACGACGGGCCGCGTCACGCTGTACTTCAACCCGCACGATCAAGTGATCTCTTCCAGTACGATCCAGGGCATAGGCTGGCGCGGCTTGAGCAAGGATGAAATCGATCGTACCAACGGGGAAGGTGTCTTCACCCAGCGCGTGTTCGCGCAAGGGTGGGAGGTAGGCAAGAACGAAACCTATAAGTTCTGGAGCAAGCGCCACAATGCCGACACCAGCAAAAAAGACTTCTGGGTACCGCGCTCGCCTCCCGCGTCGTTTTCGCTCTCCAAGGGTCTTGTCGCGAATAAGAATATCGTCGGGAAGGTCATGACAGTCGTTACCGCGCCGCTAGCGATCGTGGGCCTGAAACTCTTCGGTCCGCCCATTAACGCGTCGCCGCCGGACAACTGGGAAACGCCGATCGCCGCGCCCTCGCTGCCGACTCCATTCAAGCCTCAATCGATGCAGTATGGGAAACCCAGCGACCAGTTCGACGAAGGCTTCGATGCGCCGGGCGAGTCACGTGACAAGGACAGGGAACGAGACGCCAACGATCCGTATGGCCAGATCACTACTCGGACGAAGAGCCTTCCTGGCTCCGCAGCGACTGACGCGCCTCGTGGAGACAGCAGCAGCGAAGCATCACTGCGCTATGAACATCATGCGCTGCTGCGCATGCAGGCACGCCGCGAGGGTCTCTACAAGCCGCAGGATCCAGTCAAGGAGGAAGACAATTTGTCGACCGCTAGCCCTGAGTACCTGGCTTGGCGCTCCGAGAAGATCAAGGAAACGCTTGCGAAATGTATCGATACCCATGCTACGGACCACTCGACTATCATGACCAATGCCGAGCATGCTCGGCTGGCACTGTCGTACGACGTGGCGGTCGGAGTTTGCCAGATCAGTAAAGGAAAAATCAGCAAGCTCCGCCTGGCTGCGGATTGGCGATCCGCTAAGGCCTTGCAAAAATCAGATCCCGCCAAGGGGTTCTCTGAATACTTTGAAACTGGCTTCTACTCGGAAAAACCTGTAAGCCGATGGGCAGTAGAAGGAAAACATGAGGGATCAATGCCCGACACGATCATAAACAAGCGAAAATTTTTGTGA